A window from Vigna unguiculata cultivar IT97K-499-35 unplaced genomic scaffold, ASM411807v1 contig_36, whole genome shotgun sequence encodes these proteins:
- the LOC114171774 gene encoding uncharacterized protein LOC114171774, translating to MNFAASFCRRLNVKELVTNVPVYRSTSDVSGEGLSMVFRRWASKKTAGSTKNGRDSKPKNLGVKKFGGERVIPGNIIVRQRGTRFHPGNYVGLGKDHTLFALKEGLVKFERNKLTGRKWVHVEPKEGHVLHPLYANASVSEVKVAV from the exons ATGAATTTTGCAGCATCATTTTGCAGAAGATTGAATGTCAAGGAACTTGTGACAAATGTTCCTGTGTATAGAAGCACCAGTG ATGTGTCTGGAGAAGGTTTGAGTATGGTGTTCAGGCGTTGGGCTTCCAAAAAGACTGCTGGTTCTACAAAGAATGGACGGGATTCAAAACCCAAGAACCTTGGAGTGAAGAAATTTGGTGGGGAG AGGGTGATACCTGGAAATATCATTGTTCGACAACGTGGTACTCGTTTTCATCCAGGAAACTATGTGGGACTTGGGAAAGATCATACTCTGTTTGCATTGAAAGAGGGATTGGTGAAGTTTGAACGGAACAAGCTGACTGGTCGCAAATGGGTGCATGTTGAGCCTAAAGAAGGCCATGTTCTCCACCCTTTGTATGCAAATGCATCTGTTTCTGAAGTAAAGGTTGCTGTGTAA